In Rhizobium sp. 11515TR, the DNA window ATCCAGGGCGCGATCGGCGCCGGAACGGACGATGGCGGCTGGATCTCGACTTCCTATCTGATCGCCGAGATTGTGGTCATTCCCCTTAGCGCCTGGCTCGCCCGCGTTTTTTCGGTACGCATCTATCTGCTGACCAACGCTATCCTTTTCCTTCTCTTCTCAGTCGGCTGCGCCTTTGCCGCGAACCTCCAGCAGATGATCATTCTGCGCGCCATACAGGGCTTTTCCGGCGGCGTGCTGATCCCCATGGCCTTCACGATCATCATCACGCTGCTTCCGAAGCCCAAGCAACCGATGGGTCTTGCCCTCTTTGCTCTTTCCGCCACCTTCGCGCCGGCGATCGGCCCGACCATCGGCGGCTACCTCACGGAAAACTGGGGCTGGGAATACATATTCTATGTCAATCTCGTACCCGGCATACTGATGGTCGGCATGCTCTGGGCCTCGCTTGACCGCGCACCGATGAACCTTTCGCTGCTCGCCAAGGGCGATTGGCCCGGCATCATCACCATGGCGGTTGGCCTTGCGGCACTGCAGACCGTGCTTGAAGAAGGCAATAAGGACGACTGGTTCGGCTCGCCGTTCATCGTCCGCCTCTCCGTCATCGCCGCGGTCTCTTTGACGCTCTTTCTCGTTATCGAACTCCGCGCCGCTCATCCGCTCCTCAATCTGCGTCTGCTGGCACGCCGCAATTTCGGCTTCGGCATCGTCGCCAATTTCCTGATGGGCGTCGCCCTCTATGGTTCGGTCTTCATCCTGCCGATCTATCTGACGCGCATCCAGGGCTATAATTCCGAGCAGATCGGCATGGTGCTTGCATGGACCGGCATTCCGCAGCTCATTCTGATCCCGCTGGTGCCGCGGCTGATGAAGCGTGTCGACGCCCGGCTGCTGATCATTGTCGGCTTCGCGCTCTTTGCCGCTTCGAACTTCATGAATATCTACATGACGAGCAACTATGCCAGCGACCAGCTCTTCTGGCCGAACATCGTGCGTGCCGTCGGCCAGGCACTCGCCTTCACGCCGCTGACGGCGATCGCCACCGCCGGCATCGAGCAGGAAAATGCCGGTTCCGCTTCGGCGCTCTTCAACATGATGCGCAATCTCGGTGGCGCGGTCGGCATTGCAGCGCTGCAGACCTTTCTCACCAAGCGCGAGCAGTTCCATTCCAACATCCTCACGAATTCGGTCTCCGTATTCGAAGAGGCGACCCGTGCCCGCGTTGCCAATCTGACGAATTACTTCATGAACCATGGTGTCAGCGACCAGGCGCTTGCCACGCACAAGGCGATCGTCGCCATCGCCGCCAGCCTTCGCAAGCAGGCCAACATCATGGCTTTCAGCGACACTTTCTTCCTGCTCGGCGTCGCGCTGGTCATCGCCCTCGTCGCGAGCCTGCTTCTGAAGAAACCCGGCCACCTTTCCGGCGGTGCGGCACACTGAGGGCCGCATCTCAAAGAGGAGGAGATAGCCATGACCCTGCTGCACGACATGCCCAAGACCGCGGTCATCAATTCCAGAGCGGGCAATAGTGGCGTCAACACCGCGGCTACCCTCAGCCTGATCGAATGGCTGACGGGCGATGAATGCCACGCTCTCGACGAGGCCGGCCTCGTCGCCGGGCTCGGCCGCCGCCTGCGGGCCCTCGACCTTCCCATCGATCGATTGACGCTGCACCTGACGACCCTGCATCCCGAATTCATCGGCCGCACCTTCGCCTGGGCGCCCGGCGAGCCGGTCGAGATCCATGATCGCGAACATGGCTCGCGTCTCGCGCTTGCCAATACGCCGCTCATGAAGGCACAGGAGATGCGCGAACCGCTCGTCGTCGGTCCAGGCGAGAGTCCGCACGGGCGCTGGCAACATATCGACATATTTTCCGGCCGGGGGCTGGTGCAACTGATCGTGGCGCCGCTTTGCAACGCCGACGGACCGATCAGCTGCGCCGTCTTCGCCACGCGGCGGCCAGGCGGCTTCACATCCGGCGAGCATGATCTGTTCGAGCGCATCCTGCCGGCATTGCGCAACACGTGCGAACTCCGCGTCCTCAGACAATGCGAACTCAGCCTTCTCGACACCTATATCGGCCCGATGACGGCGAGCCGCATCCTTGCCGGACACATCCGCCGCGGGGAAATCGAATCGATGGAGGCTGCACTTCTGCTGTGCGACCTGCGCGGTTTCACCGAGCTTTCCAATCGGCTGCCTGGCGGCACGGTGCTCGGGCTCTTGAACGCTTATTTTGACAAGGTGATACCGGCGATCACCCACAAAGGCGGAGAAGTGCTGAAATTCATGGGCGATGCGGTTCTGGCATTCTTTCCGGGCGCCGATGCGACCGGAGCCTGCGATGCCGCGCTGACCGCGGCAAAGACAATCCTCGATGAAATAAGCAGCTTCGAATATGAAGGCATCCGCGTCAAGGTCGGTATCGCGCTGCACTATGGCGAGGTGAGCTACGGCAATGTCGGCTCCGGCAACCGCCTGGACTTCACCTTGATCGGCCCTGACGTCAATATCGTCAGCCGTATCCAGAGCGTCTGCAGCGAGAGCGGCGAAGCGCTCCTGATATCAAGCCCCTTCCAGCAAAAGGCTGATATCACCGATGCCATCTCGATCGGGCGGCAGCCGCTGAAGGGCTTCGCCAATGCGATGGAGCTTTTTGCGATCGCATGCTGACGCTGCCGATGAAACAAGAGAGGTGGGCCATCCATGCATTCGGTCGATCCGTCGATTGCGCGGATGGGCTTTCCTGTCCGGATTTCCCGCCAAGCATGTGTTGCATTAAATCAACAACCAGTTTTTCCGTTTCCGAATGGTTCCGGTTCAGATTTACAAACAATCTGAATGTATATAGCCCTGTCATCAGGACCTAATTAGCTTGCGATCTGGTGGGGTGTTGTTTCAGTCGCCAGCTAACGAGGCTCCATCGGGGTGGGGATAGTACCGGCGGTCTATTGCAGATGCAGTGCCTGGTTTTGCTTCCTGTTTGCGGGGAGCACTTCCAGGATAGCCTATTATGCTCGCTCCTTGGATTACGTAGGAATAATTACGACAAGGAGTTTAAAATGAACATCAAGAGCCTTCTTCTCGGCTCCGCTGCTGCGCTGGCAGCAGTATCCGGTGCTCATGCTGCTGACGCGATCGTCGCTGCTGAGCCCGAGCCGCTGGAATACGTTCGCATCTGCGACGCATATGGTGCAGGTTACTTCTTCATTCCCGGAACCGAAACCTGCCTCAAGGTTGGCGGCATGGTCCGTACCGAAGGCAAGTGGTACGATGCCTATAATGCCAACAGTCACAACGGCACTCTGTGGCATACCCGCGCTCAGCTGAGTCTCGACACCGCGACCGACACCGAATACGGCCCGCTGAAGACCAACACGGTCATCCGTTGGGATTGGCAGGAAGGCAATTCGACCTCCAGCAAGCTGCTGTTCGCCAACATCAGCCTCGGCGGCTTCCTCGTCGGTAAGGCCGACTCGCAGTATAACTACTACATCGGTTATGCCGGCGACGTCATCAACGACGACGTGATCTATGACGGCCCGTATGAACTCAACCAGTTGACCTATAGCTACGATGCCGGCAATGGCTTCACGGCTGTCGTCTCGCTCGAAGACAGCAACTCCAGCGGTTCGGGCGCTGGTTATGGCGCGAGCTGGGCAAGCGACGACAAGGCGAACCACTACGCTCCTGACGTCGTTGCCGGTGCTGGCTTCAAGTCTGGCGCATGGGGCTTCAAGGTCGTCGGCGGTTACGACTCCATCAAGTCGGAAGGCGCCATCAAGGCTCGTGTCGATGCCGACTTCGGTACCTTCTCGGCCTTCCTGATGGGCGGCTGGAACACGGACGGCGACAACCTGAACAAATACGCAGGCACCAACCTGGCTCGCTCTTCTTGCCCGGCTAACGATGCATCGAAGTGCGGCTGGGGTGACTGGGCTGTTTGGGGTGGCGTTGGCGTTCCGATCAACGAAAAGCTGAAGTGGAACCTCCAGCTCGCCTATACCGACTCCAAGATCTTTGCCGCAACCACCAACGTCAAGTGGAACCCGGTCAAGAACCTGCTCATCGAGCCGGAAGTCTCCTACACCAATTTCGATTCTGTGAACCAGGATCAGTGGGCTGGCATCTTGCGCTTCCAGCGTAGCTTCTAAGAGCGATTTCCCTGGTCCCCTGGGACCAGGGACGGGAAGCCTGATGTACCGATCCATCAGGCTTCTCCCATCGATCGGTTGACCTCCGATCAAAGCCGGAAGGATCCGATTTCCCCGGGTCCTTCTTATCTCCATGCAAGATCAACGATGTTACGTCAATCCGGCGCATAGAACCCCGCCTGGTGGGCGGCCCGATCCAGCTCCTCCCGGAAATCGGGATGGGCAAGCGCAATCATCGCCTTTGCCCGCTCCGCCACCGATTTTCCCTTAAGGTTCACCCAGCCATATTCCGTGACAACGATATGGATATCGTTGCGCGACGTCGTTACTGGACCTGTCAGCGTTGGAACGATACGCGAAAGCGTTCCTTTGGCCGCCGTCGCATGACAGGCGATGATCGAGCGGCCGCCGCGTGAGCCGTAGGCGCCTCGGACGAAATCCACCTGCCCGCCCGAGCCGCTGAACTGCCTTCCATTGACGAATTCGGAATTGCACGCGCCATTGAGATCGATCTGCAGCGTCGCATTGACCGACACCATGCGGTCATTTTGCGCGATGACGAACGGATTGTTCACATAGTCAACGGGATGCGCTTCGACATCGGGATTATCGTTCAGGAAGTCGTAAAGCGGCTTATCTCCCAGCGCAAAGGTGAAGATGGTTCGCCCGAGATGTATCTGCTTGCGGCTATTGTCGACCACGCCAGCCCTGACCAGGGCGGCAAGTCCCGATGTCATCATTTCGGTATGGATGCCCAGATGGCGGTGCTGTGAGAGACCGGCGCAAACAGCGTCAGGCAGCGCACCGATGCCCATCTGCAGGCAATCGCCATCGTTCACGAGTCCCGCGACGATGGCGCCGATCGCATCATCGACTTCCGAGCGAGGCGCGGCAGCGAGCGCCGGCAGGCTTGCGTCGTTCTCGACAAGCGCGGTGACGCTCGAGACCGGGATCATGCAATTGCCCCGCACGTAGGGCATGCTGGGATTGACTTCGAGGATCAGCCGAGCGCCGGGCTTGCGGGCGACCGCCAGGGCATAATCCGTGCTGGCGCCGAGACTGAAATTCCCGTCCTCATCCATAGGCGAGACGGTAGCGATCAACGTATCGACGCCGACATGCTCCACCAGCGAGCGCGGCACCTGGCTGAAATGGCACGGCACGATTTCGGCGGCGGGCAGCATCTCCGCCATTCGCCGCTTATCCAGGGCGCGATCCACCGCTCCATGAAAATAACTCATGGGAACGATGCGATCGCGCAGGTCGAAGTCGAGCACGCTGGAGCCGGCGACGCCTGTACAAAGCAGGTAGTAAAGCCGGACATTGTCCACCGCGCCAGCCCGCGCACGGTCGGCCAGCGCCGCAAGGATGGCAGGCGGCTGGCCGGCAGCGATCGGCATGGCGATCTTCGCGCCCGATGGTATTAAGGCAACGGCCTGATGGGCAGAGCGCACGCGTTCGCGGTATTGCGTCTGATGATTAGCGGCCATCGAGTCCTCCCCTTGAATGCCACCGTCAGCACAATTTGGCATCCACTGCGAGATCGCATAAGGCCCTCCTCCGAGGCCGCCGCGAACACCTTCGCTGCAGTAGGACGCGCTTACATAAAAGCGCCTAACCCGCTGTTTGCGCAAGACCAGAACATCATACTCACACCGGCAAAGGCGAAATCGTCCTCAACCTTCAATCGGCATTGACGCGGCAACCTCATCGGGCGCAGTCTTCGAGACTCAAGGATAAAGGGAAGGACAATATCAATTCTCCTTCCTCGGCTGCAATCAATGATGAAGCTTGTCAGGCCCTAACGTCGATCATGCCCATCATGCCGAGATCTTCATGCTCGAGGATGTGGCAATGATACATGCGCGGCCCCGGCAATTCCTGTCGCAGCAGGATGCGTACCGTCTCGCCGGCGGCGACGTTCACGGTGTCTTTCCAGGCCCGATAGGATGACTTGGTGACCGCGCCGTCCTTTTCGCGTTCGATAAGCTGGAACTGCGTCCCATGCACATGAAACGGATGGTCCATATCCGCTTGATTGACGATTTCCCAGAGCTCGACCTGTCCGACCTTCGAAACTTCATCAACGCGCGTCATATCGAAACTGGCGCCGTTGATGAGGAACTTCATCTCCATGCCTTCCATGGATTCCGTCAATACAAAGCGACGCGTGGCTGACGGTTCCGCGAGGCCATCAATGGTGCGCAGCTTCGCGGGAAGCGGCGGCGCGACAGGTGCAGCTTCCTCTGAAACACTTGCCGTCAGCAAGGTCATGCCGGCCTCATCGGGCTTGCCCGGCCCCATCCACCCACGCTCATAGTCGAGCGTGACAAGCTTTGCCGCTCCCGGTCTGTCGAAGGAGATGATGAGCTCGACGCGCTCGGCGGGCGCAAGCAGCAAATCGTCTATGCTGATGGGAGCCTCGATAAGGCCGCCATCCGTTCCGACGAGCACCATGGTGGCATTCTCGAATCTCAGCCGCAGGAATCGCGCATTTGTCGCGTTGAGGAGGCGCAGGCGACGCTTTTCCCCTTTGGCGACGGCCAGAACCGGATTTTTCTGACCATTGACCAACACATGATCGCCGACACGCCCGTTCATCAGATCGATCATGTTGCTCGCCGGCATGCTTCCATCTTCGGCGATCCGAAGATCGGTGAACATCAGCATCGTATCGCCATATTCGGCAGGGATCGGGTCATCCTTGGGTTTGACCAGAAAGATGCCTGCGAGGCCGCGATAGACCTGCGCGGCGGTAAGACCATGCGGATGGGGATGGAACCAATAGGATGCGGCGCTGCCCAGCGGAAGATCGAAAGCATAGATGCGCTCGCTGCCCGAAGCGACGGGTTCCATGGGACTGCCGTCCTGATCGGCCGGCACCGGCACCCCATGCCAATGAACCGTCGTTGGCTCATCGGGAATGCCGTTCCTGAAGCTGATCTCAATCCTGTCGCCCTCATAGGCCTCGACCACGGGATTTCCGCCGTTGTAGAGGAGCACGGGCGTATCGAGCCCTTCGGCGAAGCGAGCAAGCCCCCGCTCGGCGGTAAGCCTTGCCTTGAACAAACCGGCTTCGCCGGCCTCGTTCCTCAAGCGCGGCAACTCGCGCAGAGGCTGCCCCTCCGGCAGGACGGGCGTGTTGCCGGCCGCAGGCGTCATGTTGTGAGTGCCGTTCATGCTGCCCATGTCGTGCATCATCTGGGCCGAGGCACGTCCGGAAATCGCAAGGCCCGCCAGCCCCGCTAGAAAATTACGTCTGTACATCGATTGCTTCCTCTTGCTCACCTGGAAACGATACACCCAGAAGGCCGCTCACCAAGGTATCGCGCTCTTTGTCTCTGTGTCGAAGGCGGCTTCAAAGAGCCGTCCTCCGCCGGCTCTGCACGGTCGGCGGGCCTGCGTCGATGAAGGTCAGGAGCAGCGTGTTCAGGATCTGAACCGCTCAATTCGCGACTGCCGGATAGCCGGCCTGTTCGAGAGCCTGCTGGAGGGCCGGCTGAGAGGCAGTCGTCTCGACCTTGACGGTGCGCGCATCCGGATTGACCTCGATCCTGGCGTCGGGATCGACGGTTTGAATGGCCTTGGCGACAGATCTGGCGCAGCCGCCACAGGTCATGCTTTCAATTCTAAGCTCCATGAGAATTCTCCTTGGTTTCGATCTCACGGCGCTCAAAATGGAGTTTCCAACCATGGTAAGGTCAAGTGTCATCCGGCGAAAAAAATGCTATTGACCTTCCAATGGTTGGAAGCCTCACCTTCCCTTCACATTCAGATTCCGGAGCGTGAAAGGACCTCCCATGAATAGTTCAGTTCGGCCAATGGATTTGCCGACTGTCATATCCCTGCCCATTGAGGGCATGACTTGCGCATCCTGTGTCGGTAGCGTCGAGCGCGCCTTGAAGAACGTTCCAGGCGTCGATGCGGTATCGGTCAATCTCGCCACCGAAAAGGCGAGCATCACGGCACAGGCAGGCATCGATCAGGCAGAACTCGTTCGGGCCGTCGAAAATGTCGGCTACTCCGTCCCGGAGAATTTCACCTTTGCCACAGGTTCCGTCGAGCTTTCGATCGAGGGCATGAGTTGTGCCTCCTGCGTCGGCAGCGTCGAACGGGCTCTGAAGACCGTGCCGGGCGTGAGTGAGGCCGCCGTCAATCTTGCGACGGAGCGGGTCACGATCAAGGGGTCGGCGGACGCCGCAAGCCTTATCGCAGCGGTCGAGAACGCCGGCTACGAGGCGAAAATCATAAGCGTCGACCGAGGAGACGAAGAAGCCGAACGCGCGCAGAAGAAAGATGCCGAACGGCGAGAGCTCACCCGCGATTTCACCGTCGCCGCTATACTGACGACGCCGGTCTTTCTGCTGGAGATGGGATCGCACCTCATTCCCGGCGTCCACGGTCTGATCGCAGAGACGATCGGCATGCAACGGAGCTGGTACATCCAGCTTGCACTGACGACGCTCGTCCTCTTCGTTCCCGGCATCCGCTTCTATAAAAAGGGGTTGCCGGCGCTCCTCCGCCTTTCGCCCGACATGAACTCGCTGGTCTCCGTCGGCTCATTGGCCGCCTATGGCTATTCGCTGGTTGCGACCTTCGCGCCCGGCCTGCTGCCATCGGGCACGATCAATGTCTATTTCGAAGCGGCCGCCGTCATCGTCACGCTCATCCTGCTCGGCCGACTGCTCGAAGCCCGGGCCAAGGGGCGCACCTCCGAAGCGATCAAGCGCCTGGTGAAGCTACAGGCCAAGACGGCGCGCGTCCGGCGCGACGGCAGGGCCGTCGATCTGCCGATCGGTTCGGTCGTTTCCGGCGACATCGTCGAGCTTCGCCCCGGCGAGCGGGTTCCGATCGACGGAGAGCTGGTCGAGGGCGAGAGCTATGTCGACGAATCGATGATCACCGGCGAGCCGATCCCGGTCCTGAAAACGATCGGCAGCGAGGTTGTTGGCGGCACGGTCAACCAGAAGGGCGCCTTTGCCTTCCGCGCGACGGCCGTCGGTGGCAACACGGTGCTTTCACAGATCATCCGCATGGTCGAAGAGGCACAGGGGTCGAAGCTGCCGATCCAGGCCATGGTCGATAAAGTGACCATGTGGTTCGTACCTGCCGTGATGGTGGTGGCTGCCGTCACCTTCGCCGCCTGGCTCTATTTCGGTCCGTCACCTGCCCTCACCTTTGCGCTCATCAACGCGGTTGCCGTGCTGATCATCGCCTGCCCTTGCGCCATGGGACTTGCCACTCCGACATCGATCATGGTCGGCACGGGCCGCGGCGCTGAACTGGGCGTGCTCTTCCGCAAGGGTGAAGCCTTGCAGCTGCTCAAGGACGCAAGCGTTGTCGCCATCGACAAGACGGGCACGCTGACGGAAGGCAAGCCGGCACTGACCGATCTGGAACTGGCAGCAGGCTTTGACCGTTCTCACGTGCTGCGCCTGGTGGCGGCGGTCGAGGCAAAATCCGAGCATCCGATTGCCCGCGCGATCGTCGAGGCAGCCGCTTCCGAAGATCTGGCATTGCCAAGCGTGTCGGATTTCGAATCGGTGACGGGCTTCGGCGTGAGCGCCAAGGCCGATGACAAGCGCATCCAGATCGGTGCGGACCGCTACATGGCCGAGCTTGGGCTTGACGTCGCAATCTTCTCTAAAGCCGCCGAGCGCCTCGGCAACGAGGGCAAGTCCCCGCTTTATGCGGCGATCGACGGCAAGCTCGCCGCAATCATTGCGGTCGCCGATCCGATCAAGGCGACGACACCGGCAGCGATCAAGGCGATGCACGATCTTGGCCTGAAAGTGGCGATGGTCACCGGCGACAATGCCCGCGCGGCGAAGGCCATTGCCGCACGGCTCGGGATCGACGAAGTCGTGGCCGAAGTGCTGCCGCACGGCAAGATCGAGGCGGTGCGCCGCCTCAAGCGCCAGCACGGCAAGGTGGCTTTCGTCGGTGATGGCATCAACGACGCACCGGCTCTGGCCGAGGCCGATGTCGGCCTTGCCATCGGCACGGGCACCGATATCGCCATCGAAGCGGCCGATGTCATCCTGATGTCGGGAAGTCTGCAGGGTGTGCCGAATGCCATCGCCCTGTCCAAGGCAACGATCGGCAACATCAGGCAGAACCTGTTCTGGGCCTTCGCCTATAATACGGCGCTGATCCCGGTCGCCGCCGGCGCGCTCTATCCGGCCTTCGGCATCCTGCTCTCGCCGGTCTTCGCTGCCGGGGCCATGGCATTGTCGAGCGTCTTCGTGCTCGGCAATGCGCTGCGGCTGCGCCGCTTTAGGGTCATCAACTAAAAATCGAATGCAGCTGGCCCGAAGGGGCCGGCTGTCTTGTGTAGGAGAATATTCATGAATATCGGACAGGCAGCAAAGGCATCGGGCGTTTCGGCCAAGATGATCCGCTATTACGAAGAAACCGGCCTCATTCCAGCGGCCGGCAGAACGGCATCGGGCTATCGCGACTATTCGGACACCGACGTGCATATGCTGCGTTTCATCCGCCGGGCGCGCGATCTCGGCTTTGCTGTTGCGGAAATCAGCGAGCTTTTGGAACTCTGGCGCGACGAAAGCCGCCAGAGCGTGGAGGTCAAGCGCCTGGCTCAGGGCCATATCGAAGCGTTGAAAAAAAAGATCGCCGACCTGCAGGACATGGAGCACACACTCACCATGCTCGTTAATTCCTGCCAGGGCGACCATCGTCCGCATTGCCCGATCCTGCAGCGCCTCGAGACTGATCAGGAAGACGAAAATCTGTCGATCCGGCCTCGACGCGGCGCGATATCGCGTCCCCTACAGTGATCCCTGCCCGCCGACGTCTCGGTGGCGGATTGCCGACACAGAGCATGGTCGGGATTAAATCCCTACCAAGGCCATTCAGGCTTCCCTATCCAGAAATTGCCGGAGGCGCGGCACGACGAAATCGAGGAAGACGCGCACGCGCTGCGGCATGCGCGCGCCACCAAGAAAGACTGCGTGAATCTGCTCCTCGTCCGGCTCGACAACATCGGCGAGCACCTCGATGAGACGGCCGGCCGCAATGTCGGCGCGGACGTGATAATCACCCATGCGGGCAAGCCCAACGCCTGCCAGCGCCATGCGCCGCACGGTTTCGCCATTGTTGGCGAGCAGCGAACTCGTCATGGCGCGATCGACGATGCGGCCGCTTTCCCTTACCGGCCAGACGGGTGTAAGACGGCGGAAATTGAACCCCAGGCAATTGTGCCGCGACAGATCTTCGACGGTCAGCGGTGTTCCATGGCGATCGAGATAGCTGGACGCGGCGACGATCTTGCGGCGGGCAATGCCGATGCGGCGCGCGATCATGCCTGAAGCCGGCAAGGCTCCAACCCGAAAAGCAACGTCGGTACGGTCGAGATAAAGATCGACGATTTCATCGGACAGCGAGAGATCGACGACGACATTGGGGTAGGTCCGCCAAAATTCCGGTAAGAGCGGTTCAAGCCCGAGCACGCCCAAGGCAACGGAAATGTTGACCCGTACAGTGCCGCCCGTCGTCGTCGCCCCCTGCGCCAACTCCTGCTCCACCTCGTCGAGATCATGCAGGAGGGCCTGGCTGCGCTCATAGTAGATCCGGCCCTCCAAGGTCAGCGATAGCCGTCGTGTCGAACGTTCGACAAGCCGCACGCCGAGCCTGGATTCGATGCGCGAGATCAGCTTGCTGACGGTGGACGGCGTCATGCGCAGCAGGCGGGCCGCTTCGGAAAAGCTGCCTGCTTCCACCACGCGAAGAAATACCTGCATCTCGCCGACGCGATTGTCCATGGAGCACCCATTTTTGATTTAATTTCACAAATAATGTGAAAAGCTACCCAATTATCAAGTGCGTATGCTCTCTCTATTTCATAGGCCGAAGAGATTGCGCCTTCA includes these proteins:
- a CDS encoding LysR family transcriptional regulator, with translation MDNRVGEMQVFLRVVEAGSFSEAARLLRMTPSTVSKLISRIESRLGVRLVERSTRRLSLTLEGRIYYERSQALLHDLDEVEQELAQGATTTGGTVRVNISVALGVLGLEPLLPEFWRTYPNVVVDLSLSDEIVDLYLDRTDVAFRVGALPASGMIARRIGIARRKIVAASSYLDRHGTPLTVEDLSRHNCLGFNFRRLTPVWPVRESGRIVDRAMTSSLLANNGETVRRMALAGVGLARMGDYHVRADIAAGRLIEVLADVVEPDEEQIHAVFLGGARMPQRVRVFLDFVVPRLRQFLDREA